A window from Carassius gibelio isolate Cgi1373 ecotype wild population from Czech Republic chromosome B3, carGib1.2-hapl.c, whole genome shotgun sequence encodes these proteins:
- the LOC127952814 gene encoding centriolar coiled-coil protein of 110 kDa isoform X4 → MDRYEDFCARILSELRSEMMHERSCSSARAREGAHSRICFNGRPLLSPVLSEKQRREMVEYKKRASQMEAERQIHYNKNLLNQIQTILWTNEAPQILDVPKPSEQCPSPSPKTDSRNGFTVADTADISPAGATEPYIWSNEPPVTPSAELHGVMRRKSTEEKHMQEDIQTEGVCLQNLLKKSREFMEKEQGKQGSKVISNTMVDPSRILSESPPVKENSCSLDESAFGLPFYIPSPNQTSPSNLISPEPGLKRGLIARPHRGRPRPISAGSIFFSLVENPNQPNMTANARPLEVKTTATQDRKLLGVENVCMGRYDDHSTLGRPETSPVDPELTSPLFRRRCHTLDSHLSSRHQSPVIDRSQERMPRFMAGVTARTPTRLSPPSPMNKTFTRDGPVAAFMGSGITPDSPSHAKLPFEMERNSVISTALKERRTDEMQWQVHALEDMQRTLEDDYSFRMSCLMEEQEREQLHLSQESEERVRRLRAQGGLSPVAGEDGCERYPLLSPLSPGDRSPRHSVPTIGFPSGDVLSPSKQTPMYMRILNHSAGKRNRLSQVVTAEQQRALCHLTAAVKGFLIRRLLKTEKVKHLRQTVQDTQEFIRSFSTDAPQRSVSLSEQDLCLRERVRAQLRAALFDIHDIFFTMTLEERLCLLQQDRELRSERKLREMEKAKSPKDKVVLSAATQKSLERKKRVGESPGQPRRAQKTKSPPTNRILQPSQGQNAPVSGQPLLRRGSVLHILLPVITQSPAPAISIFFYAAVDGI, encoded by the exons ATGGACCGCTATGAGGATTTCTGCGCACGCATTCTGTCTGAGCTGCGGTCGGAGATGATGCACGAGAGGAGCTGCAGTAGCGCGCGTGCTCGAGAGGGCGCGCACTCTCGCATCTGCTTCAACGGCAGGCCGCTGTTGTCTCCGGTT CTAAGTGAGAAACAACGAAGGGAGATGGTTGAATACAAGAAAAGAGCTTCACAAATGGAGGCCGAGAGACAGATTCATTACAACAAAAACCTCCTCAATCAGATTCAGACCATTCTTTGGACCAATGAG GCACCACAAATATTGGACGTGCCAAAGCCTTCAGAGCAGTGCCCTTCTCCCTCTCCGAAAACAGACTCCAGGAATGGTTTTACAGTAGCTGATACTGCAGACATTTCACCGGCTGGAGCCACAGAGCCGTACATTTGGTCTAATGAGCCACCGGTGACCCCTTCAGCTGAGCTGCATGGAGTGATGAGAAGAAAATCCACAgaagaaaaacacatgcaagAGGACATTCAGACGGAAGGAGTTTGCCTGCAGAACCTACTCAAGAAATCACGCGAATTCATGGAAAAGGAGCAAGGTAAacaggggtcaaaggtcatcagCAACACAATGGTTGATCCGAGCAGGATCCTCTCTGAAAGCCCGCCAGTTAAAGAAAACAGCTGTTCTTTGGATGAGAGTGCCTTTGGGTTACCCTTTTATATTCCCTCTCCAAACCAAACCTCTCCCAGTAACCTGATAAGCCCAGAACCCGGTCTAAAGCGCGGTTTAATAGCCAGACCCCACCGCGGACGTCCTCGTCCGATTTCTGCCGGGAGCATCTTCTTTTCTTTGGTTGAAAACCCCAACCAACCGAACATGACAGCGAATGCAAGGCCACTGGAAGTCAAAACAACTGCAACACAGGACAGGAAGCTACTCGGGGTGGAAAATGTATGTATGGGTCGATATGATGATCACTCGACCCTGGGACGCCCGGAAACGTCTCCAGTGGATCCTGAGCTCACAAGCCCTCTGTTTCGAAGGAGATGCCACACGCTGGATAGCCACCTGTCCTCACGCCATCAGAGTCCCGTCATAGACCGGAGCCAGGAGAGAATGCCTCGGTTTATGGCCGGGGTCACCGCGAGAACGCCCACTCGACTGTCTCCTCCCTCACCCATGAACAAGACTTTCACACGGGACGGTCCTGTAGCAGCATTTATGGGGTCTGGGATCACCCCAGACTCTCCTTCTCATGCCAAACTACCTTTTGAGATGGAGAGAAACAGTGTTATTAGCACTGCGCTGAAAGAAAGGAGAACAG ATGAGATGCAATGGCAAGTCCACGCTCTAGAAGACATGCAGAGGACTCTGGAGGACGATTATTCTTTCCGGATGTCCTGTCTGATGGAGGAACAAGAGCGAGAACAACTGCACCTCAGTCAG GAGTCAGAGGAGCGGGTCAGGAGACTGAGGGCTCAGGGTGGTCTGAGTCCTGTAGCCGGTGAGGACGGGTGTGAACGTTACCCGTTACTGAGTCCTTTAAGCCCAGGAGACAGATCGCCAAGACACTCTGTGCCAACCATTG GTTTCCCTTCAGGGGATGTGTTATCCCCTTCGAAACAGACTCCCATGTATATGAGAATCCTGAATCACAGCGCCGGCAAGAGAAACAGACTGAGCCAG GTTGTGACAGCGGAGCAGCAGAGGGCACTGTGTCACCTCACTGCAGCCGTGAAGGGCTTCCTCATCAGACGACTGCTGAAAACGGAGAAAGTCAAGCACCTGCGGCAAACCGTGCAG GACACGCAAGAGTTTATCCGTTCGTTCAGCACTGATGCTCCTCAGAGAAGCGTCTCTCTGTCCGAGCAGGATCTGTGTCTGCGGGAGCGCGTCAGAGCGCAG TTACGCGCGGCCTTGTTTGACATTCATGATATCTTCTTCACGATGACACTGGAGGAGCGTCTGTGTCTGCTGCAGCAAGACCGAGAGCTGCGCTCCGAGCGGAAGCTCAGAGAGATG GAAAAAGCTAAAAGTCCCAAGGACAAGGTGGTTTTGTCGGCTGCTACCCAGAAATCtcttgaaagaaagaaaag AGTTGGGGAATCTCCAGGTCAGCCCAGAAGAGCTCAGAAGACCAAGAGTCCTCCTACAAATAG GATCCTGCAGCCCAGTCAGGGCCAGAACGCTCCTGTTTCAGGCCAGCCGCTCCTGCGCCGTGGGTCAGTTCTTCACATTTTGCTGCCTGTGATCACGCAATCTCCTGCTCCTGCCATTTCCATTTTCTTTTACGCTGCTGTTGATGGAATTTGA